One window of Populus nigra chromosome 5, ddPopNigr1.1, whole genome shotgun sequence genomic DNA carries:
- the LOC133693411 gene encoding sugar transport protein 10-like yields MAGGAFVAQGSGRKYEGGVTCFVIITCLVAAMGGLIFGYDIGISGGVTSMDSFLKRFFPSVYNKEHETRDDDNMYCKFDSHLLTLFTSSLYLAALVASFFSSTVTRLFGRKISMLFGGLVFLVGAIFNGAATNIAMLIIGRLLLGVGVGFANQSVPIYLSEMAPAQIRGALNIGFQMAITIGILAANLINYGTAQIKEGYGWRISLGLAAVPALMITIGSFFLPDTPNSILERGHPEQAKRMLQKIRGTDNVEVEFQDLVDATEAAKKVEHPWKNILQPKYRPQLVICIMIPFFQQLTGINVIMFYAPVLFKTLGFGDDASLMSAVITGLVNLVCTLVSVYSADRFGRRILFLEGGVQMIISQILVGILIAINFGTRGVGELSKGSTNLVLFFICAYVAAFAWSWGPLGWLVPSEICPLEIRSAGQAINVSVNMFFTFLIGQFFLSMLCHMKFGLFLFFAGFVVLMTICVFFFLPETKNVPIEEMNRVWKAHWFWGKYIPDDAVIGSQTYTA; encoded by the exons ATGGCCGGGGGAGCTTTTGTGGCGCAAGGTTCTGGGAGGAAATATGAGGGTGGGGTCACATGCTTTGTTATCATCACCTGTTTGGTGGCTGCCATGGGTGGTCTCATTTTCGGTTATGACATTGGTATCTCAG GTGGTGTTACTTCTATGGACTCGTTTCTAAAACGATTCTTCCCATCTGTGTACAACAAAGAGCATGAAACTCGTGATGATGACAATATGTACTGCAAATTTGATAGCCATTTGTTGACATTGTTCACATCTTCCCTCTACCTTGCGGCTTTGGTAGCTTCCTTCTTTTCATCTACAGTGACAAGATTATTCGGCCGTAAAATCTCAATGTTGTTTGGAGGCCTGGTTTTCCTTGTTGGTGCCATTTTTAATGGTGCTGCGACCAATATAGCAATGCTTATCATTGGTCGTTTGTTGCTTGGTGTTGGTGTTGGCTTTGCTAATCAG TCTGTTCCAATTTATCTATCTGAAATGGCACCAGCCCAAATTAGAGGAGCACTTAACATTGGTTTCCAAATGGCCATTACAATTGGTATCCTGGCTGCAAATCTCATTAACTACGGAACAGCCCAAATCAAGGAGGGATATGGCTGGAGAATTTCTTTGGGTCTTGCGGCTGTCCCTGCTTTGATGATCACTATTGGATCGTTCTTCCTTCCAGACACTCCCAATTCTATACTTGAGAGAGGCCACCCCGAGCAGGCAAAGAGAATGTTGCAAAAGATTCGTGGCACAGACAACGTTGAAGTAGAATTCCAAGACCTTGTGGACGCAACCGAGGCTGCAAAGAAAGTGGAACACCCATGGAAAAACATCTTGCAGCCAAAATACAGGCCTCAACTTGTCATTTGCATAATGATCCCATTCTTCCAGCAACTCACTGGAATTAATGTCATCATGTTTTATGCACCTGTTCTCTTTAAGACCTTGGGTTTCGGCGATGATGCTTCGCTTATGTCTGCAGTTATTACAGGCTTAGTAAACCTTGTCTGTACACTTGTTTCCGTCTACTCAGCTGATAGGTTCGGGAGAAGAATTTTGTTCCTAGAAGGAGGGGTTCAAATGATTATTAGCCAG ATACTTGTTGGAATCCTGATAGCCATCAACTTTGGAACACGAGGTGTAGGAGAATTGTCAAAGGGATCGACCAACTTAGTGTTGTTCTTCATCTGTGCTTATGTTGCAGCATTTGCCTGGTCTTGGGGTCCATTGGGATGGCTGGTGCCTAGTGAAATCTGCCCTCTTGAGATCAGATCAGCAGGGCAAGCCATCAATGTCTCAGTTAACATGTTCTTCACTTTCTTGATTGGCCAGTTCTTCCTAAGCATGCTTTGCCACATGAAGTTTGGTCTCTTCTTGTTCTTTGCTGGCTTTGTTGTTCTCATGACCATCtgcgttttcttcttcttgcccGAGACAAAGAATGTCCCAATTGAAGAAATGAACAGAGTGTGGAAGGCACATTGGTTCTGGGGCAAGTATATCCCTGATGATGCTGTCATTGGAAGCCAAACATATACTGCGTGA
- the LOC133694170 gene encoding putative pentatricopeptide repeat-containing protein At5g08310, mitochondrial, with protein MALSKFAMKPFQNLSKSIKANNPFSIFTKNLSDFTLDSRNITNDLVSIFTKQPFSPNNPELESLAPLLNTKVVETVLNGLKNWKIALHFFTWASNQGPYKHNVYAYNAMASILSRARQKAPLRALSMDVVNSRCLMSPGALGFLIRCLGNAGLVVEANLLFDQVQKMGLCVPNSYSYTCLLEVLSKSSCIDLLEMRLKEMHDHGWGFDKYTLTPVLQVYCNMAEFDKALDVFNEIHDRGWVDEYVFSILVLAFSKWGKVDKACELIETMEEKNVRLNKKTFCSLIYGFVKESRVDKALHLFDKMKKSGFTPDISLYDVIIGGLCVNKDVKKALCLYSEMKGFKIQPDVKIVTKLISSFSKEEELTCFFEEMHEDMDPKASTLLYNSVLNSLVDNGSVHKAYHLLQAITIGNCIGDGEIGKLFRGKATVPPNSTTFSIVINGLIKTGDLDLAVGLFRDMARIGCKPGLLLYNNLIDGLCTSNRLQESCGLLQEMEESGIEPTSFTNNCIFGCLCRRHDISGALHLLKKMRIHGHVPWIKHSTSLVKELCKHGKEVEASKFLVDMAEEGFQPDIVAYSACLDGLIKIQEVDQALKLFQDICAQGYCPDVIAYNILIKGLCKTQRIAEAQNLLHEMEEKGLVPSAVTYNTLIDGLCKTDHLEEAMLFLSMMIEKEREPNVITYSTLINGLCNAGRPDDALVLWNEMGRKGCTPSSIAYMAFIHGLSNCGRPNEALVYLREMEEREMKPDTYVYVGLLSAFLEDSNQPLAFEILQEMVDKGKFPDLHDKNHISVRNAILKLSEDARTSSSIKNLLAKGSIPSASLSVTGIKDGVEPAI; from the coding sequence ATGGCCTTATCAAAATTCGCCATGAAACCCTTCCAGAACCTCTCCAAATCAATAAAAGCCAACAACCCATTTTCCATTTTCACTAAGAACCTGTCTGACTTTACCTTAGACTCCAGAAACATCACAAACGACCTCGTTTCCATCTTCACAAAACAGCCCTTTTCCCCAAACAACCCAGAATTGGAGAGTCTTGCACCATTACTAAACACTAAAGTTGTTGAAACCGTTTTGAATGGTTTAAAGAACTGGAAAATAGCTCTACATTTCTTTACTTGGGCATCAAATCAAGGTCCATATAAGCACAATGTGTATGCTTATAATGCCATGGCTTCAATTCTATCACGTGCTCGACAAAAAGCCCCACTGAGAGCTTTATCTATGGATGTTGTGAATTCCAGGTGCTTGATGAGCCCTGGAGCCTTGGGGTTCTTGATTAGGTGTTTAGGTAATGCGGGGTTGGTTGTTGAAGCTAATTTGTTGTTTGATCAAGTTCAAAAGATGGGTCTTTGCGTGCCGAATAGCTATAGTTATACTTGTTTGTTGGAGGTTCTTTCTAAGTCCAGTTGTATTGATTTGCTtgagatgagattgaaagaaATGCACGATCATGGATGGGGTTTTGATAAGTATACTTTGACGCCGGTGCTGCAGGTGTATTGTAACATGGCCGAGTTTGATAAAGCTTTAGATGTTTTTAATGAGATTCACGATCGAGGTTGGGTTGATGAGTATGTGTTTTCCATCTTGGTGTTGGCTTTTAGCAAGTGGGGTAAGGTGGATAAGGCATGTGAGTTGATTGAaacaatggaagaaaaaaatgtaagaTTGAATAAGAAGACTTTTTGTTCTTTGATTTATGGATTTGTGAAGGAGTCTAGAGTGGATAAGGCCCTGCATTTATTTGATAAGATGAAGAAATCTGGTTTTACTCCTGATATTTCACTTTATGATGTGATAATTGGAGGGCTTTGTGTGAATAAAGATGTTAAGAAAGCTTTGTGTTTGTATTCTGAAATGAAGGGATTTAAAATCCAGCCTGATGTGAAAATTGTCACTAAGCTCATATCTTCTTTttctaaagaagaagaattaacgTGCTTTTTTGAGGAAATGCATGAAGATATGGATCCAAAAGCTTCGACTTTGCTTTACAATTCTGTTCTGAATTCTCTTGTGGATAACGGTTCTGTACATAAAGCATACCATCTTCTTCAGGCAATTACGATAGGTAACTGCATTGGTGATGGTGAGATAGGTAAGCTGTTCAGGGGTAAAGCAACGGTCCCCCCTAACAGTACCACATTTTCTATTGTTATTAATGGCCTGATCAAGACTGGTGATTTGGACTTAGCTGTCGGTCTATTTCGAGATATGGCTCGAATTGGTTGTAAACCTGGTTTGCtactttataataatttaattgatggACTTTGCACTTCAAATAGATTGCAGGAAAGCTGTGGGCTTCTGCAAGAGATGGAGGAGTCAGGGATTGAACCAACCTCATTCACTAACAACTGTATATTTGGGTGCCTATGCAGAAGACATGACATTTCTGGAGCCCTTCATCTATTAAAGAAGATGCGTATTCATGGCCACGTGCCATGGATAAAACATTCTACCTCCCTGGTAAAAGAATTGTGCAAGCATGGAAAGGAAGTAGAAGCTAGCAAATTTCTTGTGGATATGGCTGAAGAAGGCTTCCAACCTGATATAGTTGCTTATTCTGCATGCTTAGATGGATTGATCAAGATTCAAGAAGTTGATCAAGCTTTGAAGCTATTTCAGGACATATGTGCTCAGGGTTACTGTCCTGATGTGATTGCTTATAACATATTGATAAAGGGGCTTTGTAAGACCCAAAGAATTGCAGAAGCTCAAAATCTTTTGCATGAGATGGAGGAGAAGGGTCTAGTTCCCTCAGCTGTTACCTACAACACGCTTATAGATGGATTGTGCAAAACTGATCATCTTGAAGAAGCTATGCTTTTTCTCTCCATGatgattgaaaaagaaagggagCCCAATGTCATTACGTACTCTACTCTAATAAATGGGCTATGCAATGCCGGAAGACCTGATGATGCTCTTGTGCTTTGGAATGAAATGGGGAGAAAAGGGTGCACTCCTAGTAGTATTGCTTACATGGCCTTCATTCATGGTCTTAGTAATTGTGGTAGGCCAAATGAGGCTCTGGTTTATCTCCGTGAGatggaagagagagagatgaaaccTGACACATATGTTTATGTAGGATTATTAAGTGCTTTTCTTGAGGACTCAAACCAACCCTTGGCTTTTGAGATATTACAAGAGATGGTTGACAAGGGAAAATTCCCTGATCTGCATGATAAGAACCATATTAGTGTGAGAAATGCAATACTCAAATTATCAGAAGATGCCAGGACTTCTTCGAGCATTAAAAATCTCCTTGCAAAGGGCAGCATTCCATCAGCGAGCCTTTCAGTCACC